From the genome of Mastacembelus armatus chromosome 12, fMasArm1.2, whole genome shotgun sequence:
GTGTGTCCTGTGAAGTAGCAGCCAAACAACAAGGTATGATAGCCCACCAAAAGTTATTATTTGACGCAAgcaaattttgtttgtttcatatttattgaATCTGAGGTCCTGTGTGCAATTTCTACCCTGTAACTTTCCTCATTTGTTTTAGGTGTGGAGGTTGCTCACCTATGCAGGAACTCAGGCCAGTGTCTGGATGCTGGAAACACTCATTACTGCCGCTGCCAGGCCGGTTACACTGGGAGTTACTGTCAGGAGCAGGTGGACGAATGCTCACCCAATCCTTGCCAGAATGGTGCCACCTGTACTGATTATCTGGGCGGCTACAGTTGTGAGgtaggaaatttaaaaaatattttatattgctGCACTTCAAATATTGATAGCAGAGGTGCTGGACTGTCTTAATCAAAGGTATTCAACTCATTGACATTATATaatctttttctctgtcagtgtATCCCTGGCTACCATGGTGTCAACTGCTCAAAAGAAATCAATGAATGTCAGTCTCAGCCCTGCCAGAATGGAGGCACCTGCATTGACCTCATAAACACATACAAGTGCTCCTGTCCCAGAGGAACACAAGGTTTGTGCCTGCATAGCACAATTTGCATAGACACCTTGTCCAAAATAAACGAGTAGATGGCCACAAAAATAAGGATGTGAACATTCCTTCACACTATGTTTCTGTTTCCCATAGGTGTCCACTGTGAGATTAATTTGGATGACTGCAACCCTTCCACTGACCCACTGACCAACGAGCCCAAGTGCTTCAACAATGGCAAGTGTGTGGACCGCATTGGAGGATACCAGTGTGTGTGCCCACCGGGTTACGTGGGTGAGCGCTGTGAAGGGGATGTCAACGAATGTTTATCAGACCCCTGTGATCCCAGAGGATCCTACAACTGCATTCAGCTCACCAACAGCTACCGCTGCGAATGCCGCACTGGGTATACAGGTATGGATGTACttcagggcagcatggtggctgagtggttagcactgttggatggatggatggatggatggatggatggatggatgtacttCAAGGACCACATAACAAAAATTCATTGTCTGTGGTGTCAAAATGTTCACTAGAGTATCTGACCCAAACATTTTGCTCTGTACCCCAGGTCAGCGTTGTGATAAAGTATTTGATGGCTGTAAAGGAAGACCCTGCAGAAATGGAGGGACTTGCGCTGTTGCCAGTAACACACCTCATGGCTTCATCTGCAAATGCCCACCTGTGAGTATGGCTCTCTGCTTTAGATCTACTTAGATCACTGCCTCTTACAAAATACTTTTACTATTCCTTTTTTCTCAGGTATAGTACAATGATCATAACCTCTGTTTATCTGTGGCTCTCTAGGGCTTCACTGGCTCTTCTTGCGAGTATGATTCTCGCTCCTGCGGGAGTCTGAATTGCAGGAATGGAGGTACATGTGTGTCAGGCCATCTAGGCCCACGCTGCCTGTGCCCATCAGCCTTCACTGGACCTGAATGTCAGACCCCCACTGACAGCCTTTGCATCTCCAACCCCTGTTACAACGGAGGAACATGCCACAACACCCCAGATGCACCGTTCTTTCAGTGCAGCTGCCCCAGTAATTTCAATGGCCTGTTGTGCCACATCTTGGACTATTCCTTTGTTGGAGGTTTTGGTCGGGACATTACCCCACCTCCAGAAGTGGAAGTGAGCTGTGAGATCCCTCAGTGTGACGAGTGGGCAGGGAACCATATCTGTGACTCACTTTGCAACAACCACGCCTGTGGCTGGGATGGAGGAGACTGTTCGCTAAATTTTGACGATCCGTGGCAAaactgctctgctgctctgcagtgCTGGCGATACTTCAATGATGGGAAGTGTGATGGCCAGTGTAACAGCCCTGGGTGTCTTTATGATGGCTTTGATTGCCAGGGACAAGAAGGTCAATGCAAGTAAGCACAGAAATCAGAGAGTGTAATGTTGAGGGTTTGTGGGCCTTTGTCATCAATTTGCATTCTTGTAGTTCATAATACTAATCAAATTTACTCTCTTTTTCAGCCCACTGTATGACCAGTACTGTAAAGACCACTATGCTGATGGTCACTGTGACCAGGGCTGCAACAATGCAGAATGTGAATGGGATGGTCTGGACTGTGCTAACAACATGCCAGAGAAGCTGGCAGATGGGCATTTAGTTCTAGTGGTCCACATTCCCCCAGAACAACTTAAAAACCGTTCGTCGGCCTTCCTCAGAGAGCTCAGCAGCGTCCTCCACACTAATGTGGTGTTCCGCCGTGATGCCAAAGGGGAACCTATGATCTTCCCTTACTATGGCAATGAACAGGACCTGGTCAAACATAATGTGCTGAAGCGATCTGCAGATGGCTGGCCTGAGTGGGCTTCAATGCCAGCCAATGTTCTGGGTCAAGTGAAGGAGAGTGTGTCTGCCATGGTCAGCCCACGGAAACGTAGAGAGCTGGACCCTCTTCAAGTCAAGGGGTAAGTAACATGAAAAATATCCATGAAATTTAAGCAATataatcaaaagtgatgattgtTAATGTTTCCAATAATTTGCTCTTGTAGGTCTGTGGTGTACCTGGAGATTGACAACCGTCAGTGTTACCAACAGTCTACTGAATGTTTTCAGAGTGCCAAAGATGTAGCTGCTTTCCTCGGAGCACTGGCCTCCAGTGGGAATCTCAATGTCCCCTATATTGAAGCTGTCACAAGTGTGTAACTAATATTCAGTCCTGTGTAAAATAAGACATATTCAGTGGTCACCACATTGAGATCCTAAGTAATACATGGTGATTTTAACTATATTTGCAGGTGTGAGACCTCTTACATCCAGCTCAGAGCTCTACCCCATGTATATAGTCTTCCTGGGCTTGGCTGCTTTGGGTTTCATCTGCCTCGGTGTTCTGGTGTCTCGTAAGCGGCGGCGAGAGCATGGCCAACTCTGGTTTCCTGAGGGATTCAAAGTGTCTGAGCCCAGCAAAAAGAAACGCAGAGAGCCCCTGGGAGAGGATTCTGTTGGATTGAAGTGAGTAGATTTTGGAATATTAGGGCAGCTATTCTCCTCTGCCTTCATAGACAGGGGTTTACTGtattgtgtgtcttttgtgttcaATTTCAGTTGTCTAACATGCCTCGTCTTTTCAACAGGCCCATGAAAAACTCGGACATCAATCTTATGGATGACAATCAAAATGAATGGGGTGATGAGGACCCAGACTGCAGGCGCTTCAGGGTAAGATGATTTGATGAGTCTCATTTTGGCTGAATACACTATGTTCAACTGTCtgttattaaacattttcatgtgtgctactgctgctgatgttgtggcATTTGGTGTGTCTTTAAGTTTGAGGAGCAGGCCATGTTGGATTTGAGTGACCATACTGACCACAGGAAATGGACACAGCAGCACCTGGACGCAGCTGACCTGCGTATAGCATCCATCGCTCCTACCCCTCCGCAGGGAGAGATAGAGAATGACTGCATGGATGTCAATGTCAGAGGGCCAGGTGTGTGTACTTACAAACTCTTTCTACAGAATAATTTATCATTGTTTATGATTCACTTTCAAAAGGTTGTGTAATCTCCTGTGAACACTGACATACACAAGACTCTGAACTCATTATAattctctcccttcctctttcAGATGGTTTTACTCCCCTGATGATTGCCTCCTGCAGTGGTGGAGGACTAGAAACTGGTaacagtgaagaggaagaagatccCTCGGCAGAAATCATTTCTGACTTCATTTACCAGGGTGCTAACCTGCACAACCAGACTGACCGCACGGGCGAGACAGCCCTCCACCTGGCTGCCCGTTATGCTCGCTCTGATGCTGCTAAACGCCTCCTGGAGTCCAGCGCTGATGCCAACGTCCAGGACAACATGGGCCGCACACCACTTCATGCTGCTGTGGCTGCGGATGCACAGGGAGTGTTCCAGGTAACTGCTTCCTCTGCGGGAGCTTCACACCTTAGCCTTTAAGCTTTGATAAAGATTTTCCACCCGTTTGAAAGCATTAACTACATAATTCTATTCCCTACAGATTTTAATTCGAAACCGTGCTACTGATCTTGATGCCCGCATGCATGATGGAACAACGCCACTGATTCTGGCTGCCCGACTGGGGGTTGAGGGCATGGTGGAAGAGCTTATCAACTGCCATGCTGATGCTAATGCCACAGACGATTCTGGTAGCCAACATTTTATCAACCCATCATCTCCACAGTACATAAAAATTCCTCAGTGTTCTGAATTATGATAATCAACCCTCTTCCTTTTCACTCTCTCTGCAGGTAAATCTGCTCTTCACTGGGCCGCGGCTGTAAACAATGTGGAAGCTGCCATAGTGCTGTTGAAAAATGGTGCCAACAAAGACATGCAAGACAACAAGGTATGTGAAGTACTGTGACTTGTGACTGTTATGGAGCTATTTACACTATTAGACACTCTAGTTAGTTAGCTagtgtaactttttttttttttttttgtgttttaggaaGAAACACCACTCTTCCTTGCAGCTCGTGAAGGCAGCTATGAAACAGCTAAAGTTCTTCTAGAGCACTTTGCCAATCGTGAGATCACTGACCATCTTGACCAGCTGCCCAGAGATATCGCCCAAGAACGTATGCATCATGACATTGTACGGCTCCTGGATGAGTACAATGTGGTTAGGAGTCCTGGGCTTCACAGCACCCCACTGAGCACCTCCAGCCTCTCCCCCCCTCTCTGCTCCCCTAATGATTACCTTAGCAACCTTAAGCCCAACCTTTCTGTCAAAAAGGTTCGGAAACTTAGCTCtggtggaaaaggaggaaaggatGGTGGAAAAGATAATagaatgaagaagaagaagtcaaTGGATGGAAAGAATAATTTACTGGACACATCAGCTGTCCTCTCTCCGGTTGATTCCCTTGAGTCACCCCATGGTTATCTGTCTGATGTGGCTTCTCCTCCCATAACGTCACCCTTCCAGCAGTCCCCACCCATGTCTGTAAATCACCTACAAGGCAATGGAGACTCCCATATGGGCCAGATGAGCATGGGTAAGGATATTAGCTGTATGTCTTTTGACCCAAACCCACCCCGTCTCTCCCACCTGCCTGTGTCCAGCCCAGGCAGTCAGGGCGCAACATCTATAGGGGGAAGCAGAGGAGGCCAGTGTGACTGGGTCTCTAGGATGCACCCCGGTGTAGGGCAGCAAGGAAGTTTCACCCAGGCGCCACCCATATCCCACAGTATGATGGGTCCTCTGCATGGCATCAGCACTGCCACTCTGTCTCAGATCATGGGCTACCAGAATCTGCAGACTAGCCACCTTGGCTCATCTGCACACATGATGCAGCAGGCTCACTCGCGGCAGCTCCAGCACCAGAATTCCAACTCTACCACAGCCGGCCAGTCCCTCAGCCAGAGCTTCCCAAACATCGAGCTAAACGGTTCAGacatgcagcaaaacaatggCTCAGGCCACTCCATGCCCATCCACACTGTAATGCCCCAGGAGACGCAGATCCTTGGTACCCAATTTCTTACCCCTCCCTCCCAGCACAGCTATTCTGGTCCCATAGAACATACACCTAACCACCAGCTACAGGTGCCAGACCACCCCTTTCTGACCCCGTCCCCAGGTTCCCCTGACCAGTGGTCCAGCTCATCCCCACATTCCAACATGTCTGACTGGTCAGAGGGCATCTCTAGCCCACCTACAAGTATCCATTCGCAGATGAATCTGATCCCAGACCAGTTTAAGTAGAGACTtgggaagtggaaaaaaaaaactgttatgtgaaaataaatacagaaagttCACACATAAAGAAAAGTGGCAAACCTGTCTCAAGACTGATTATCCTTTTTTATCGTCAGTTTTTATACTAACAACAAGAACCGTTTTagtaattttgtatttatttatgtgtttttcttgatctgaaatataaagaagatgcttttatatttatgcttttttattttttgttttgttatctATGAGATGATTAGAAACCATTTAAAAGGAGTgttatgtgaaaaaaaacactccTAAATTTGTACACTGGCTATTTATTTGTGTCTTGTGTTGTTGTATTCACTggatttattttaatcttttgcCACATTGGCCttcacaaattttatttttgggaTTTGCCTTGCCTTATGTTtgtacagatttttttccaacttttatagattattttaaaatgttcagtattaattaattatattttaacctcctttgtcttttttaagtGACAGGTTTTGTTACTGAACTACATTTCACAAAGTCTTATCACTGAGTCTGTGTTAGATTatgatcatatatatatatatatatatatatatgtatgtatgtatgtatgtatgtatatatatatatatatatatatatatatatatatatacatataaaggGTCACCTTGTCCTCTCAAAATGATAGAGAGCAACAGAAATACTTTGGAGAGATGGGACCTTATCGCACACAACAATGATCTCTTCTCTGTTGGGAGGCACTTTTAAAACAAGTGGAAATTGCATCTAAATCATCCTGATGCTGTTTTTGTAGAATAATGGTCTAAGCTGGTGCCGAGTAATTGATTTGTGATCATTTGTGATGCAAGGATTGTTTCTTAAGTTCATATTGTATCCTAAATCAGTGATTATGGTTACCATGTTTAACCTGGTTTAAAGTGCTAAACTGCAGACCTGTTGTAGAACGTTGGAATGTTATTTTCACCACAGTTTAAATAGCGTCAGTggcaattttatttttcctaaGAAACACAATGTGTAAAAAATGTCTTCAAGGTGGCGAACATTGTTTGTGAAAGAAATTTGGACCTTTGTGTATTTAATGACATCACCTCCACTCTGTAGAGGAGTGTGGTTTAAGATGTctaaatgtcatgttttataaACTAATTCAAagataaagatgttttaaagaaaagatgTAATTCAAAATCATTGTTCATGCAAAGTTGTAGTTTGCAAAGTATTTCCTGattaaaaatgttgtaaaatcTGTCTCGATTCAATAAAAGCTGTTGTCAAGCTTTAAAATATGGCGTTCCCTTTTCAATATTATACACATGACAGTATGGCCACGTCCTCTGTGTTTCTCAAAATCCACTGCAACATTGTAACCACATGAACAGTAAACCCCAACACCGTAGAACCTGTCGCCCTCTAGTGGTGATTTCCTGATACTATGATagtggaaatataatttataaaattaaatatgtaaatttaaCTGgagcaaaaaagtatttaactCTCGACTACCTGAAACAATTTGCTATGAATTAATTTGTTATAGGGGCAGCACGGTGTATGAgtggttgcctcacagcaagaaggctcctGGATTGAAACCCAGCAAGgaccctttctgtgtggagtttgcatgttctccctgtgcttgtgtgggttttctccaggtactctggtttcctcccacagtccaaaaacatgtatgtcaggttgattggtgactctaaattgcccataggagtgagtgtgagtgtgtgaggttgtttgtctctatgtggccctgtgatggactggtgacctgtccagggtggacccctgcctttcacccaaagagagctgggataggctccagcaggtccctgagaccctggttaaggaataagtgggtatagataatggatggatgggtgaatTTATTAGGGAAAACCCTGGGAGATTTAAATGGTTATGTTTATGGTTGGAGGTGGGGTTAGAGGTCATGGTTAGGTTATGGTAAGGTTAGCTTTAGGGGTTAGATTTAGCAGTAACCCTGGGGTTATCTTGATAGTGACAGTGCCCAtagatataaacacagatgCCTCATGAGCCACTGCTGTCCATCACAGTGATACATCTCCTTTATATCATAAAATACTTGTTTACATTGAAAATATGGCTTTTTCTTCCAAAACACCTTGCACTTTTTACACCTTCTGAAATATTTAAGATTGATTATTGGTAATTATTGAAAAAGTATCATATTTTGTTCTTATTGCACTGTAAAAATGGCTGCCTTTATTGAATTTTATATGTAGGTctaattttgaaaataaataatgcatataaaatacacagtcatacaacaaacaaacatgttagtTCATCTTAGTTTCAATAGGAACATAGGTTAGTTAAGAGTTTCAGGTGTTAGGGTGGCACACCTTTTAAAAATAAGTCCTTTTATATTTGTAACCATGCATCAGTATCATACAGAGCCAGACCTGCAGCGCCCTCA
Proteins encoded in this window:
- the notch1a gene encoding neurogenic locus notch homolog protein 1, translated to MYRFFVKLIFLIPAIVISQGLKCSLPTETCLNGGKCEATLNGNGECKCPSDYVGNRCQYPNPCSPSPCRNSGECRPVSHVNTFDFRCICRLGFTDRLCLTPTNHACMSSPCRNGGTCDLITLSVYRCRCPPGWSGKTCQLANPCASNPCANGGQCSAFDSTYICTCPPNFHGQTCKQDVNECAQIPSPCLNGGVCVNEVGSYHCRCPQEYTGQHCETPYMPCSPSPCQNGGTCIQKGDTTFDCSCLPGFTGQHCEHNIDDCPGHNCQNGGVCVDGVNTYNCQCPPHYTGQYCTENVDECELMPNACQNGGTCHDTHGSYHCVCVNGWTGDDCSENIDDCASAACYQGATCHDRVASFFCECPHGRTGLLCHLDDACISNPCQKDSNCDTNPVNGKAICTCPPGYTGSACNLDIDECSLGANPCEHGGRCLNTKGSFQCKCLQGYEGPRCEMDVNECMSNPCQNDATCLDQIGGFQCICMPGYDGVFCHINIDECASQPCLNNGKCIDKINSFHCECPKGFSGSLCQVDIDECASTPCKNGAKCTDGPNKYTCECAEGYTGQHCETDFNECYSDPCHYGTCKDGLASFTCYCRPGYTGRLCETNINECLSQPCKNGGTCQDRENAYICSCPKGTAGLNCEVNLDDCKSKPCDFGRCIDKINGYECACEPGYTGAMCNINIDDCVINPCHNGGTCIDGINGFTCLCPEGYNDATCLSQVDECGSNPCIHGRCQDLINGYKCTCDSGWSGPNCDINNNECESNPCMNGGTCKDMTSGYHCTCRAGFTGPNCQTNINECASNPCLNQGTCIDDVAGYKCNCLLPYTGETCETLLAPCSPRPCKNGGVCKESEDYQSFSCSCPEGWQGQTCEIDINECVKSPCRNGAICQNTMGGYQCKCLPGYTGQKCETDIDDCIPNPCSNGGLCHDGINSFTCTCPPGFRGGRCEQDINECESNPCRNGANCTDCVNSYTCTCPPGFSGINCEINTNDCTDSSCFNGGTCVDGINAFTCLCLPGFTGSYCQYDINECDSKPCLNGGSCLDSYGTYKCTCPHGYTGVNCQNLVRWCDSSPCKNGGSCWQQGASYTCQCQSGWTGIYCDIPSVSCEVAAKQQGVEVAHLCRNSGQCLDAGNTHYCRCQAGYTGSYCQEQVDECSPNPCQNGATCTDYLGGYSCECIPGYHGVNCSKEINECQSQPCQNGGTCIDLINTYKCSCPRGTQGVHCEINLDDCNPSTDPLTNEPKCFNNGKCVDRIGGYQCVCPPGYVGERCEGDVNECLSDPCDPRGSYNCIQLTNSYRCECRTGYTGQRCDKVFDGCKGRPCRNGGTCAVASNTPHGFICKCPPGFTGSSCEYDSRSCGSLNCRNGGTCVSGHLGPRCLCPSAFTGPECQTPTDSLCISNPCYNGGTCHNTPDAPFFQCSCPSNFNGLLCHILDYSFVGGFGRDITPPPEVEVSCEIPQCDEWAGNHICDSLCNNHACGWDGGDCSLNFDDPWQNCSAALQCWRYFNDGKCDGQCNSPGCLYDGFDCQGQEGQCNPLYDQYCKDHYADGHCDQGCNNAECEWDGLDCANNMPEKLADGHLVLVVHIPPEQLKNRSSAFLRELSSVLHTNVVFRRDAKGEPMIFPYYGNEQDLVKHNVLKRSADGWPEWASMPANVLGQVKESVSAMVSPRKRRELDPLQVKGSVVYLEIDNRQCYQQSTECFQSAKDVAAFLGALASSGNLNVPYIEAVTSVRPLTSSSELYPMYIVFLGLAALGFICLGVLVSRKRRREHGQLWFPEGFKVSEPSKKKRREPLGEDSVGLKPMKNSDINLMDDNQNEWGDEDPDCRRFRFEEQAMLDLSDHTDHRKWTQQHLDAADLRIASIAPTPPQGEIENDCMDVNVRGPDGFTPLMIASCSGGGLETGNSEEEEDPSAEIISDFIYQGANLHNQTDRTGETALHLAARYARSDAAKRLLESSADANVQDNMGRTPLHAAVAADAQGVFQILIRNRATDLDARMHDGTTPLILAARLGVEGMVEELINCHADANATDDSGKSALHWAAAVNNVEAAIVLLKNGANKDMQDNKEETPLFLAAREGSYETAKVLLEHFANREITDHLDQLPRDIAQERMHHDIVRLLDEYNVVRSPGLHSTPLSTSSLSPPLCSPNDYLSNLKPNLSVKKVRKLSSGGKGGKDGGKDNRMKKKKSMDGKNNLLDTSAVLSPVDSLESPHGYLSDVASPPITSPFQQSPPMSVNHLQGNGDSHMGQMSMGKDISCMSFDPNPPRLSHLPVSSPGSQGATSIGGSRGGQCDWVSRMHPGVGQQGSFTQAPPISHSMMGPLHGISTATLSQIMGYQNLQTSHLGSSAHMMQQAHSRQLQHQNSNSTTAGQSLSQSFPNIELNGSDMQQNNGSGHSMPIHTVMPQETQILGTQFLTPPSQHSYSGPIEHTPNHQLQVPDHPFLTPSPGSPDQWSSSSPHSNMSDWSEGISSPPTSIHSQMNLIPDQFK